The DNA segment AGACTGCTTGGAGCAGATGCGGTGCTACTGATCGCGGCTATTTTAGACGATATACAGCTGCGGGATTATTTGCAAATTGCCGCTTCACTGGGCCTTGACTCCCTGGTGGAGGTACATGACCAAGCTGAATTGGAGCGTGTGCTCAGCATGGGAACAGCTAAACTGATCGGCATTAATAATCGTAATTTGAAGACGTTTGAAACAACGCTGCAGGTGACGGCGGATTTGGCGAAGCAGGTTCCTGACGATGTTACGCTGATTAGCGAGAGCGGCATTCAAACGTCGGAGGATATTCAGTTTTTGGCGGGATGCGGGGCCAAAGGCGTGCTCATTGGTGAGACGTTCATGCGCAAGCCGGATGTGGAGCAGGCGGTATATGATGTTATGGGTTCGTTGAACAAAGGCGGACAATAATCTTATAAGTGAAGGGAGCCCCTAAAAAATGAGCAGCATAGCAGTAAAAATTTGTGGACTTCAATCCGTTGAAGTGCTAAAATCTATGGTACACTTACCTATAGATTATATTGGCTTTGTATTCGCCAAGAGCAAGCGCCAGGTAAGCGGGGCTCAGGCTGCTGAATTAATTCCTCTACTTCAGGAATGGATAGCGGGAACCGCCCCGGCAAGCGTTGGCGTGTTCGTTAATCCGACTCTACCGGAGCTTTCGCGAATACTAGCGGAAGCTCCTCTCGATATAATACAGCTGCATGGCTCGGAGACGCCTGATTTTTGCCGGGAAGTGAAGCAAGCGTTTGGAGTGAAGATTTTTAAAGCCCTATCGGTCAAAGATGATGGATCAATTCACAACGAAAGCCCGTTGGCCGGATATGAAGGTGTCATTGACGGTCTGCTATTGGACACGTACGATCCGCTATATGGCGGGGGCTCCGGCAAGACCTTTGCCTGGGAGCGAGCGGAGCCATATAAAGTATGGGCCAATCAACATGGAGTAGAGTTCCTCGCTGCGGGGGGCCTTCACTCCGGTAATGTGGATGAGCTGATCCGCTGCCTCTCGCCGGATGGGGTAGATGTATCCAGCGGCGTAGAGACCGATGGGGTAAAAGATATTACTAAAGTTAGAACATTCGTGGAGAGGGTGAAAGGGAAATGACGCAAGTACCTGACGAACAAGGGCGATTTGGTCCCTTTGGTGGCCGTTATGTGCCGGAGACATTAATGAACGCGCTCATCGAACTGGAGGAGTCCTACCGCAAATACGAGGATGATCCAGAATTTTTGGAGGATATCCGTTATTTATTGAAGCAGTATTCGGGCAGAGAAACTCCGCTATATTTTGCGAAGCGATTGACGGAGCATTTGGGCGGAGCAAAAATATACTTGAAGCGCGAGGATTTGAACCATACCGGGGCGCACAAAATCAATAACGCGATCGGGCAAGCCCTGCTGGCTAAACGGATGGGCAAGAATAAGGTTATTGCGGAGACTGGCGCCGGGCAGCATGGTGTAGCGACTGCGACGGTAGCCGCCTTGCTAGGACTGGAATGCAAGGTGTTCATGGGAGAGGAAGACACAAAGCGCCAGCAGCTTAACGTATTTCGAATGAAGCTGCTTGGAGCAGAGGTCGTTCCTGTTGTGTCTGGTACACGCACATTGAAGGATGCTTGCAACGAAGCGCTACGCTATTGGGTGAGCAACGTTCAGGACACCTTCTACATTCTTGGTTCGGCGACAGGGCCGCATCCCTATCCGATGATCGTGCGCAACTTCCAACGTGTTATCGGCGACGAGACGCGCCGGCAAATTATGGAGGCGGAAGGGCGGCTGCCGGACATGCTCGTTGCTGCGGTTGGCGGGGGCAGTAATGCAATCGGGATGTTCTATCCCTTTGTGAAGGACACAACTGTTCAATTGGTCGGCGTAGAAGCCGCGGGCAGAGGGGTAGATACCGAGTTCCACGCGGCAACGATGACCCATGGAACAAGAGGGGTATTCCAAGGCTCAATGAGTTATTTGCTGCAAGATGATCACGGGCAAGTGCTGCCGGCGCATTCTATTTCAGCGGGCCTCGATTATCCTGGTGTCGGGCCGGAGCATTCGTATTTAAAGGATATTAAGAGAGCGAAGTATGTGCCGATTACAGATGCAGAAGCATTGGATGCGCTTGGGCTGCTAAGCCGTACCGAAGGCATTATTCCTGCGCTGGAGTCTGCGCATGCCGTGGCACAGGTTACAAAACTTGCCCCATCAATGAATCGGGATGAAATTATTGTCATTTGCCTATCTGGACGCGGGGATAAAGATGTTGAGTCAATTATGGCTTATACGGAAGGAGCGGAGCACTTATGAATGCAGCGGCACTGAATGACTTGGATTTGACTTTTGAACGGCTTAGAGCCGAGGGGAAAACAGCGCTTATGCCGTTTATCACCGTCGGTGATCCAGATCCAGAGACGACCGTGGAGATTCTTGTAGCCTTGCAGGATGCTGGGGCTGACATTGTTGAGCTTGGGGTTCCCTATTCAGATCCCTTAGCTGACGGGCCTGTCATTCAGCGGGCTTCCGAGAGAGCCCTCGTGCGGCAAATAACGATCAAGACTTGTCTAGATACCGCGCGCAAGGCCAAGGATCGTGGAGTGACGATGCCGTTTGTGCTATTTACTTACTATAATCCTGCCCTGCAACTTGGGCTTGAGAACTTCTTCGCTATGCTGCAGGAGGCGGAGATTAGCGGTCTTATTATCCCTGATTTGCCATTTGAAGAATCAGCAGAGGTTTTAGCGCTTGCTGATGCGGCTAACATTAGGCTCGTTCCACTCGTTGCGCCGACCTCCAATGATCGGATTGCCCGGATCATGTCCTCTGCAAGAGGATTTATCTACTGCGTTTCGTCCCTAGGCGTTACTGGGGAGAGATCTTCTTTTTATGAGGGCGTAGAACAGTTCATTCATACGGTTAGAGCCCAAACCGAATTGCCGGTAGCGATCGGATTCGGGATCTCAAGCCAGGAGCAGGTTCGTCGCTTCTCGGAAATTTGTGACGGCGTCGTAATCGGCAGTGCAATCGTGCGAAAAATTGAGGAATCCATTCCTCTATTAAAAAATAATGACAGTAAGTCAGAGGGCTTATTGCAAATCCGCAACTTTGTGGCACAATTAAAATCATAGTCGTTATTGAAGGAGGAGCTTTTTGATGCTGCCAAAATCCCGAATAGTCAATCTTCCCGTTTATCAGCCGGGCAAGCCTGCAGAGGAAGTGAGAAAGGAACTAGGCTTGGAGGAAGTTATTAAACTAGCCTCCAATGAAAATCCATATGGCTGCTCTCCACGGGCACGCGCAGCAATTGAAGCGGAATTCGCCAACATCACGCAATACCCGGACGGCAGCTCGGCGGAACTAACTGAGGTGCTTGCCGAGCATTTGGGCGTAAAACGGGAACAAATCATCTTTGGCTGCGGCTCAGATGAAGTTATTGCTTTGATTTGCCGGGCATTTTTGCTGCCTGGGGATGAAACGGTCATGGCTGACCAAACCTTCTCGGTCTATGATACGAATTCACAGATCGAAGGCGCGACCATTATTGAGGTTCCGTTGCAGGGCGGCACGCATGATCTAGAGGGGATGCTGGCTAAAGTCGGCGAGAAGACCAAAATTGTCTGGATATGCAATCCAAACAATCCGACGGGCACTATCGTTTCGGATAATGCTTTGAGGTCCTTCCTGGATCGCGTTCCAGATCATGTTCTCGTTGTAATTGATGAGGCATATGCGGAATACGTTATCGATGAAACCTATACAAACGGGATCAGCTTGTTAAGCAAATATCCTAACGTCATCGTGTTGCGTACGTTCTCCAAAATTTACGGCCTTGCTTCCTTGCGGATTGGCTATGGTGTTGGACAGCCAGAGGTTATTCAGTTAATTAATCGGGTCCGCGAACCGTTTAATACGTCTCGATTCGGTCAAGCGGCTGCCAAAGCTTCTATTGCGGATCAAAAGTTTGTAAAGGAATGCCGCGAGAAGAATGCCGAAGGCATTCAGTATTTAAGTGCCGAGTTTGATCGTCTTGGTCTTGATTACTTTCCAGCTCATGGCAACTTTATGATGGTAAAAGTCAATCAACCAGGCGGAGAAGTATTTCAGGCGATCATGAAGCTTGGTATTATCGTGCGTTCTGGCTTCGGCAAGTACCCGGATTATATTCGCGTCACTGTAGGAACCAAGGAGCAGAATGTTAAATTTATTGCCGCTTTGGAGCAAGTGCTGAACAAAGATCAAGTTCAAGTCTAGCTTGGGTTGGATCACATTGGTTTGGAAATCTAAATCGTAGAAATCGAGTGAGAATTCATGTCAATCAAAGTAGCTATTTTTGGAGTAGGTTTGATCGGCGGTTCCCTGGCACTTTGCCTGAAAGGCAAGCCTGGCATAACTGTTGTAGGACATAGTCACCGTAGGGAATCTCAACGAAGAATTATGGATCGCGGCGTCGTAGACGCCGTGACCTTATCTATGGAAGAAGCGGCGACTGACGCCGACTTCATTTTTTTGTGTGTTCCAGTAAGCAAGCTGGAGCCGTATTTGCAGCAGCTTAGTGAGCTGCCGCTGAAAGAAGGATGCATCATTACAGATGTGGGTAGTACGAAAGCTTCGGTAGCCGCCTGCGCGGCAACATTTAATCGCCCAGGGGTTCATTTCATCGGTGGGCATCCGATGGCCGGGTCGGAACGCTCCGGGGTGGAGGCAGCCTCCTCGCTGTTATTTGAGAATGCGTATTATGTACTGACCCCTTCTGACGATGTTCCCGAGCAATCCTATGAGCGCCTGGAGCAACTCTTATCGCATACGAAAGCACAGATTGTTCGAGTTGATCCGGTGTTGCATGATGAAATTGTCGGAGCAATCAGCCATTTGCCGCATATAATTGCGGTAGCGCTCGTAAATCAAATCCGCGCCTACAATAATGCGGACACCAATGGTTTGTATCGTATGCTGGCGGCGGGTGGTTTTCGAGACATTACGCGGATCGCTTCAAGCGATCCGGTCATATGGCGCGATATTCTCCTCAGTAATCGAGAGATTTTGCTTACTTTGCTGAAGGATTGGAATCGTGAAATGGAGGCCTTCATTCAAGTGTTGGAAGCGAAAGATGGGGAGGGGATTGAGGAAGCGTTTAAAACTGCTAACCAATTTCGCAGCGAACTGCCGGAGCGACGCAAAGGCGTGATTACCTCGCTGTATGATATTTATATTGATGTTCCCGATCATCCTGGTATTATTGGACAGATCGCAACGCAGCTTGGCGATCAGCATATCAACCTTAGCAATATGCAAATCATTGAGAGCAGGGAAGATGTCCCCGGGGTCATGCGCTTATCTTTCCGCCAGGAGCAGGAGATGGAGCGGGCGAAACAGCTGCTGCAATCATTAAATTATAAAGTATATGTGTAATCAGTGCAGGTGCCTAGCACCTTCTGATAAATGTAAATGTAAGCGATTTTAAAAATTGTGTTGACAGGATGAAAACGTATACAATATAATAGAGGTACAGTATGGTTTCTCTCCACTCCTATCCAAATAACTGTTGCTCTAAATTGAGCAGTGACCACTTTGCGAAGTGGTCTTTTTTTTGTTTAATTAAAAATGCTGCAACCATTTGCTTGGCGCTTCCGTCTAGATATTGGAGCATGCTACATAGCTGTTTATTTTTCAAATCCAAATTCTGTGGTATAATATTCAAGGTATGGATGACAGTCTGCTAATTCAGAAATAATTTGGTTTTAAAATATTTTGTTTAGAAACCGCAACTTTTTGGATCCTGTTCGGTAATAAATAAGAGAGAGAGTCGAACGGGAAGAAGCACATGGATGGGCGAGGAGGATCGCACTCAAATGACGGATTCCCAAATGATTCGTGAAATTAAGGAAGGCAATACGGAGCTGTATTCGGAATTAATGCGAAGATATCAACGTAAAATATTGGCCTTCATCTATCACATGTTGAAGAGCGCTCATTTAGAGCTGATGGCAGAAGATTTATGCTCGGAAACGTTCTATAAAGCATTTCGGAGTTTACACTCCTTCCGTGAAGTAGATGCATCATTTTCAACTTGGTTGTATACGATTGCTAGAAATACCGTGCTTAGTGAGTTGCGCAAGCAGCGTGCCGGAAGCGTTCCGTTAGAAGAGAGCGGCATTGTACCGGTAGCACCAAGCGAGCTTGTGCCAGAGCAGGCAATACTTCGGAGCGAGAAAGTTGGATTGGTGCGCGAAGCAATTAACAACCTTCCGGAAAAGCAAAGGTCGGCGCTCATACTCCGCGAGTATGACCAACTGGACTATCAGGAGATCGCGAATGTGCTAGGACAAAGTGTGAGTGCAGTAAAATCTTTGTTATTCCGTGCACGCAGTAGCGTAAAAAGTCAGCTTGAACCCTACTTTTATGAACAGACTTACGAGCCGTATGAAGGGATGAAAAGCAGATGAATTGTAGAGAAGCCCAAGAGCTGTTCGGCTTAATACCCGACTTACCGGACAATCACCCTCAGCGTAAAATGCTGGAGTGGCATATTTTGGGCTGCGAATACTGTGCGGCTGAGTATTCCGTCTGGCAGGAAAGCATGGAGATGTTCCATGAATTGCCGACGGAAGTTTCAGCTGAGGAAGCCGAGCGAATAAACCGTAGAGTTATGGATCGAATCTATGCCGAATCCCCTTGGCTCGCGCCTGGCGGTGAGCATAGTAAAGTGACCAATCGGCTTAGAAGACGTGTGTCGATATGGTCAGCCTGTTTTTTGGCAGTATTCTTGTGCAGCTTTCTCGTTTTTATCATTGGGGGGTACGGCCAGTCCAATCAATCGATCAAACCGGCCACAGGTGTTTTACAGCCTGCAGTGGTAACGGCGGATAGGAGTACCGCTTCGGATTTGCCTATATTTGATCTATCCAGCGTATCAAGGGGGATTGTAGAGCCGTTTGTCGTGCAAATGGGTCCTGCATATCCGCAGTACTGGATGATCCTATCGATGGCAGGAATGGTGCTGGCGTTGATTTCCTTTAAGGGTATACGTCGGTCAAGGAGATAATTGAAATTGAAATTCCAAGCGCTTCTTCCCCTTTACCGGGAAGGAGCGCTTGTATTTAAGAGTGTAACCATATATATTGTTCATCAGCAATGCAAAACTAGGCGGAGGTACTACATGATTGTCGGATTAATTCGTCATGGACTAACAGACTGGAACGCAGCAGGCAAAATTCAAGGACAAAGTGATATTCCGCTCAATGACGAGGGGCGGAAGCAGGCTGTCAAGCTGGCGGAAAGGCTTAAGCATGAAAGCGATGCGCAGCCATGGGATTTTATCATGACTAGCGGTTTATCGCGTGCTCAGGAAACGGGCTCAATTATAGCTGATATTTTGGGCATCCCATTATATGATCCCGATTCAAGATTAATGGAAAGAGCATTCGGTCAAATCGAGGGCTTAACCTCTGAGGAGCGGGAAACGCTCTGGGGCAAAGAGTGGAGCACACTCGATCTTGGCCAGGAGAAGGATGAGGATATTCGCAAGCGCGCTCTTGAATTTATGGAAGAGTTGCACGAACGCTACCCTGATAAGCGAATCCTTGTTGTATCTCATGGCGCATTGCTGGCTCAACTATATATTGCCTTATACGATAATAAATACACGGATCGAATCGGCAATTTATCGCTTACGATTGTGGAGAAGAAGGAACAGCGTTGGGATTTGCTGCTGTATAACTGTACACGGCATTTAGAGGGGAATTAGCAGGGAACGAATAATCCGGCAGAAAAGCCGGGTTATTTTTTTTGCGAGAATTGGAATAAAAGCCGCAAATTTTCCCATAATGGTAGTAAAACAGCGAGGCGGTAAAATATGGACTTGGCGGAAATGCTCACCTTTGCCGATATCGGACAGCTTAGCAGAATAGCGGATCATTATCAATGTGAATGCAATGGAAATTCCAAGCGTGATTTGATACAGTCGATTCTTCAAACGATTGGGCGAAGAGAGTTTATTGAACAACATGTCGATCAATTAAGCCTGGAAGACTTGCGCTTTTTGAATATGCTGCTTTTTGACGGGAGACGCCAGTTCAGTTTGGAAGAGTTGATCGCTTGTGCACAGCAGTCGCGATTCACCCAGGATGCAAAGGATCGTGAGAGTCCCAGGGATGTCATCACTAGATTCAGGCGGCGCGGATGGCTGTTTAACGGTTCGACGGCAAGCACAATGTATTTGTTCGAAGTTCCGGAGGATCTGAAACGACGTTTCAAAGAGACGCTGGAGGCTCGCTTTAAATCAGCGATCCAAGGAGCTGACACAGAGCCAACCGTCTACAGGGAGGAGTACGATCTGCTCCCAAAGGATTTAAGAGAGCTGCTCGATTATGTGCATCAACACGAGATTCCCTTGAATGGGGAGGGTGTCATGTATCGGAGAAATCAGATACAGCTCATGGAGAAGCTCCACGTTGCTGAACCGTTAGTAGGAAGAGGCTGGAGGTTTGGTTATGGCCGCAGGTTCAAGGATTACCCGAGCCGCCTTGCCTTGTTGTATGATTATGCTTATCACATGAAGTGGATTCGGGAGGAAGGTGGGCTATTGGTCTTGACTGCTAAAGGAAACGAGTATCTCGCAGAGAATAAACAGGAGCCGATGATACAGTTTGTTAGCTTTTGGTTAAGACTTTATAAAGGGCCAATCCCTAACTTGCTATCTCTAATGTACTGGATAGAACGATGTTCCACTGAATGGGTAACGGCAGCTTCGCTATTTGAGAGGCTGGAGCTTTTGATCAAACCTTTTTTTTACGACACTCCTGAGTCGATTTTTGAAGAACGCATTTTGCGGATGATGCTGCATTTGGGCATGCTGCGAATCGGTGAAGATGATTCCCGCGAACGATTTGTGCAGACAACTCCATTTGGGAAGCACTGTGTTAAGCAGCTTCAAAAACGTTGAATACTTGTGGAAGTAGGTTCATCTACTTCATTGACAACAGCAAATCATACTGTTACAATCACTCCCAATTAATCGCGGAGGGGTGGTTATCATGTTACTGGAATACCGGGGAAAAAGACCTATTGTAGACGCTTCAGTGTTTGTGGCGGAGGGTGTAAAACTTATCGGTGACGTAACCGTGGGCAAGGAGAGCAGTGTTTGGTTTAACGCTGTGCTTAGGGGAGACCTAGCAGAGATTGTTATTGGGGAAAGAACTAATCTTCAGGACGGAGTTATTGGCCATGTAAACACCGGACAGCCCTTAATTGTTGAAGATGATGTCTCTGTCGGCCACGCCGCGATTATCCACGGCTGTCATATAGGCAAAGGCACTTTAATTGGGATGGGGGCTATCATCTTAAACGGAGCTGCTCTTGGTGAATATGCTTTAATAGGAGCAGGTTCTTTAGTCACGGAAAACACAGTTATCCCCCCTTATACGCTAGTTTTGGGTACACCCGCAAGGGTGGTTCGCGAACTAACGGAAGCCGATTTGCAGCGGATGAAGCTTACAACTGACAGTTATGTAGTGAAAGGAAAAGAATATAGGATCTAGTTGGAGGTGCATCCTATGGATCAGATGAAGGTAACTTACGAAGTGATGCTTGGCCTTGCTGCGGAGATGATATGGGATGAAGCTCTGCGTAAACATCGTTCCGAGCAAATATACAGTGAAATTGATTCCGCTTTGGCCAAGGGTGACGAGGAAGCCTTTCGTGCTTTGACAGAAGAACTGAAAGCGCTGGAAAATTTGAAGGAATGCCGTTAATGGTATTCCTTTTTCTTATTCTTTTAATTTCGTGCGTCCGTGTATATAATGTTTACAGTTAAGGAGGGGGATACATATGAAATTCAGTGATATAGAAGCATCTTCCTGGGAGGAATTGCGTCCATATTTAGATACATGTCTTATTCCGGTTACCGGGCTAACCGGAAGCGAACAACCCTATGAGGTGACGGCTGCGTTGGAGAGATTGAGAGACGTGATGGATTGGATTGAGCTGCCTTTCAAAGGTAGAGTGGTTACTTACCCATCTTTTCAATACGGCAGGGATATTGTTTTGTCGCAAATAAATGAAATATGTCACAATGTCAAGTTGTCTGGTTTTGCCTATATTATTGTCGTGTCCGCTGATGTTGAGCTACCTGCGGATAGGATTACGAATGCGGACCTAATCGTTGATACAAGCTGGATTAAGGGGTTTGAGAGACATGAAGTGGGAGCGGCCTTGGGAAGGGAAATTCAACAAATGTGGATAGAAAACTAAAAAAACTAATTGTGACAAATTATCAACATTTTATACACTCCCTCAGCGTCGGCAGTGCAAAAGGCGATGGATATTCTTGACGCTCTTAGAACCCTAATATATTATTAATATGTCTTACCAAAAGATGTGATATTTATCATTGAAACGGGAGAGAATTGGCTTGCAAAGGGGGTTGGAGAGAGTATGAGTATTCATAACGACGAGCATGAATCATCGCATAAACCGCTTACACGTAAGGAAATGTCCCGCCGGCAGTTTCTTACATATACGCTGGGAGGCGCTACCGCTTTCATGGTGGGTGGGGCAGCACTGCCAATGGTACGTTTCGCTGTAGATCCAATTCTACAGAAGAAAGGCGAGGGGACTTTTGTCAAGGTGGTTGAAGTTAGTAAGATAACCGACGAACCGCAGGAGTTCACATTCGAGTTGCAGCAGCAGGATGGCTGGTACTTGAGTTCAGCGTCACTCGTAGCTTGGATTCGTAAAGACGCCAGCGGAAAAATTT comes from the Paenibacillus lentus genome and includes:
- the trpC gene encoding indole-3-glycerol phosphate synthase TrpC — translated: MYLDKIVETKRQEVAALAAQFSQDEAERLIAGMSPTRGFHRALTEGRKRKLGLIAEVKKASPSKGLIRPDFHPVELARSYEAAGADCISVLTDVAYFQGSGDYLQAIRGAVQLPLLRKDFIIDKRQIYEARLLGADAVLLIAAILDDIQLRDYLQIAASLGLDSLVEVHDQAELERVLSMGTAKLIGINNRNLKTFETTLQVTADLAKQVPDDVTLISESGIQTSEDIQFLAGCGAKGVLIGETFMRKPDVEQAVYDVMGSLNKGGQ
- a CDS encoding phosphoribosylanthranilate isomerase, translated to MSSIAVKICGLQSVEVLKSMVHLPIDYIGFVFAKSKRQVSGAQAAELIPLLQEWIAGTAPASVGVFVNPTLPELSRILAEAPLDIIQLHGSETPDFCREVKQAFGVKIFKALSVKDDGSIHNESPLAGYEGVIDGLLLDTYDPLYGGGSGKTFAWERAEPYKVWANQHGVEFLAAGGLHSGNVDELIRCLSPDGVDVSSGVETDGVKDITKVRTFVERVKGK
- the trpB gene encoding tryptophan synthase subunit beta, translated to MTQVPDEQGRFGPFGGRYVPETLMNALIELEESYRKYEDDPEFLEDIRYLLKQYSGRETPLYFAKRLTEHLGGAKIYLKREDLNHTGAHKINNAIGQALLAKRMGKNKVIAETGAGQHGVATATVAALLGLECKVFMGEEDTKRQQLNVFRMKLLGAEVVPVVSGTRTLKDACNEALRYWVSNVQDTFYILGSATGPHPYPMIVRNFQRVIGDETRRQIMEAEGRLPDMLVAAVGGGSNAIGMFYPFVKDTTVQLVGVEAAGRGVDTEFHAATMTHGTRGVFQGSMSYLLQDDHGQVLPAHSISAGLDYPGVGPEHSYLKDIKRAKYVPITDAEALDALGLLSRTEGIIPALESAHAVAQVTKLAPSMNRDEIIVICLSGRGDKDVESIMAYTEGAEHL
- the trpA gene encoding tryptophan synthase subunit alpha, which encodes MNDLDLTFERLRAEGKTALMPFITVGDPDPETTVEILVALQDAGADIVELGVPYSDPLADGPVIQRASERALVRQITIKTCLDTARKAKDRGVTMPFVLFTYYNPALQLGLENFFAMLQEAEISGLIIPDLPFEESAEVLALADAANIRLVPLVAPTSNDRIARIMSSARGFIYCVSSLGVTGERSSFYEGVEQFIHTVRAQTELPVAIGFGISSQEQVRRFSEICDGVVIGSAIVRKIEESIPLLKNNDSKSEGLLQIRNFVAQLKS
- the hisC gene encoding histidinol-phosphate transaminase — translated: MLPKSRIVNLPVYQPGKPAEEVRKELGLEEVIKLASNENPYGCSPRARAAIEAEFANITQYPDGSSAELTEVLAEHLGVKREQIIFGCGSDEVIALICRAFLLPGDETVMADQTFSVYDTNSQIEGATIIEVPLQGGTHDLEGMLAKVGEKTKIVWICNPNNPTGTIVSDNALRSFLDRVPDHVLVVIDEAYAEYVIDETYTNGISLLSKYPNVIVLRTFSKIYGLASLRIGYGVGQPEVIQLINRVREPFNTSRFGQAAAKASIADQKFVKECREKNAEGIQYLSAEFDRLGLDYFPAHGNFMMVKVNQPGGEVFQAIMKLGIIVRSGFGKYPDYIRVTVGTKEQNVKFIAALEQVLNKDQVQV
- a CDS encoding prephenate dehydrogenase — encoded protein: MSIKVAIFGVGLIGGSLALCLKGKPGITVVGHSHRRESQRRIMDRGVVDAVTLSMEEAATDADFIFLCVPVSKLEPYLQQLSELPLKEGCIITDVGSTKASVAACAATFNRPGVHFIGGHPMAGSERSGVEAASSLLFENAYYVLTPSDDVPEQSYERLEQLLSHTKAQIVRVDPVLHDEIVGAISHLPHIIAVALVNQIRAYNNADTNGLYRMLAAGGFRDITRIASSDPVIWRDILLSNREILLTLLKDWNREMEAFIQVLEAKDGEGIEEAFKTANQFRSELPERRKGVITSLYDIYIDVPDHPGIIGQIATQLGDQHINLSNMQIIESREDVPGVMRLSFRQEQEMERAKQLLQSLNYKVYV
- a CDS encoding RNA polymerase sigma factor, whose amino-acid sequence is MTDSQMIREIKEGNTELYSELMRRYQRKILAFIYHMLKSAHLELMAEDLCSETFYKAFRSLHSFREVDASFSTWLYTIARNTVLSELRKQRAGSVPLEESGIVPVAPSELVPEQAILRSEKVGLVREAINNLPEKQRSALILREYDQLDYQEIANVLGQSVSAVKSLLFRARSSVKSQLEPYFYEQTYEPYEGMKSR
- a CDS encoding zf-HC2 domain-containing protein — protein: MNCREAQELFGLIPDLPDNHPQRKMLEWHILGCEYCAAEYSVWQESMEMFHELPTEVSAEEAERINRRVMDRIYAESPWLAPGGEHSKVTNRLRRRVSIWSACFLAVFLCSFLVFIIGGYGQSNQSIKPATGVLQPAVVTADRSTASDLPIFDLSSVSRGIVEPFVVQMGPAYPQYWMILSMAGMVLALISFKGIRRSRR
- a CDS encoding histidine phosphatase family protein — translated: MIVGLIRHGLTDWNAAGKIQGQSDIPLNDEGRKQAVKLAERLKHESDAQPWDFIMTSGLSRAQETGSIIADILGIPLYDPDSRLMERAFGQIEGLTSEERETLWGKEWSTLDLGQEKDEDIRKRALEFMEELHERYPDKRILVVSHGALLAQLYIALYDNKYTDRIGNLSLTIVEKKEQRWDLLLYNCTRHLEGN
- a CDS encoding gamma carbonic anhydrase family protein, which translates into the protein MLLEYRGKRPIVDASVFVAEGVKLIGDVTVGKESSVWFNAVLRGDLAEIVIGERTNLQDGVIGHVNTGQPLIVEDDVSVGHAAIIHGCHIGKGTLIGMGAIILNGAALGEYALIGAGSLVTENTVIPPYTLVLGTPARVVRELTEADLQRMKLTTDSYVVKGKEYRI
- a CDS encoding IDEAL domain-containing protein, with the protein product MDQMKVTYEVMLGLAAEMIWDEALRKHRSEQIYSEIDSALAKGDEEAFRALTEELKALENLKECR
- a CDS encoding DUF2487 family protein; amino-acid sequence: MKFSDIEASSWEELRPYLDTCLIPVTGLTGSEQPYEVTAALERLRDVMDWIELPFKGRVVTYPSFQYGRDIVLSQINEICHNVKLSGFAYIIVVSADVELPADRITNADLIVDTSWIKGFERHEVGAALGREIQQMWIEN
- a CDS encoding Rieske 2Fe-2S domain-containing protein produces the protein MSIHNDEHESSHKPLTRKEMSRRQFLTYTLGGATAFMVGGAALPMVRFAVDPILQKKGEGTFVKVVEVSKITDEPQEFTFELQQQDGWYLSSASLVAWIRKDASGKIYALSPICKHLGCTVGWNSNANFPNQYHCPCHGAYYTKEGKQMAVASAPLDEYKVMLKDDWVYLGDIIPNSIVK